From Cryptococcus neoformans var. neoformans B-3501A chromosome 6, whole genome shotgun sequence, the proteins below share one genomic window:
- a CDS encoding hypothetical protein (HMMPfam hit to Y_phosphatase2, Tyrosine phosphatase family, score: 106.7, E(): 5.7e-29), translating into MPTRVIPGVTMVDDGPSVVVPPINFSLVAPGIYRSGHPNRKNFPFLKRLNLKGIIYVEGSDPYRQDSLDFVQSQNLELYRFDFSNESDLYTPEGQERMEALLKVLLDKRNYPLLVHDDTGKGSCTLVCALIRRFQSWSLTGLFAEGDMFAGPAGGAEGVGLGETGMEFIAAFQPKLVAYDRTWRPDWADY; encoded by the exons ATGCCAACTAGGGTGATTCCTGGGGTAACAATGGTTGACGACGGTCCATCAGTGGTTGTTCCGCCCATCAACTTCTCGCTTGTTGCTCCAGGCATATACCGTTCAGGACATCCCAACCGCAAAaacttcccttttctcaaAAGGCTCAACCTCAAGGGCATCATCTATGTCGAAGGATCTGATCCTTACCGGCAAGACTCGCTCGACTTCGTTCAGTCGCAAAATCTCGAACTGTACCGCTTTGACTTCAGCAATGAATCCGACTTGTACACCCCAGAAGGACAGGAACGCATGGAGGCTCTACTGAAGGTCCTGTTGGACAAGAGAAATTATCCTCTGCTGGTCCATGATGATACTGGCAAAGGAAGTTGCACTCTAGTGTGCGCTTTGATCAGGAGGTTTCAGTCTTGGAGTCTGACGGGCCTCTTTGCGGAGGGAGATATGTTTGCTGGTCCCGCAGGAGGAGCGGAAGGTGTTGGACTAGGAGAGACTGGGATGGAG TTCATTGCCGCATTTCAACCAAAGCTGGTGGCTTACGACCGCACATGGCGACCAGATTGGGCTGATTACTGA